ACTCATAACTACGGCTAAATATTCTAAAGGAAAAACTGGATGATATACTGCAAAGCCAAAAACAATATCAAGGCCGCCATGATTACTTTGACTGTTTTTTCCTTTAAATACTTCTGCATATATGCACCGCAGTATGTCCCAAGCAGGCCACCGACCCCGAACAGCGCGCCCAGCGACCAGTCCGGGGCCGCGTTGGTGGCCGCGCCCGCCGCTGTCATTGCTAAAATAGAATAAAATACTACTCCCGCCATGGATGTGAGGAAGGTACCGGCCAGCGCCGCACCGGCTACTGTGTAAACAGGCAGGCCCAGAATAGACACGCAAAAGGGAGCAATAATAGCGCCGCCGCCAATGCCATAAATACCGCCAATTAATCCCACCGCCAGCGCCAGGATAAAAATGGCCGTAGTGCTGAAAGAATAATTTTCGCCCCAAAATTCATATTCAATCCTGACAAGTGAAAAGCTCTTGGTTTTCACCACAGCATCGGCCGGCAGCCCGGCAGCTATTTTGGAGTTTCTTTCCGCCCTTATCCCGGACACCCGTTCCTTAAACTTTTGTTCCAACGCCTTATTTTGCGTCTTTTGCTTTTGGGAACCACCGGTAAACTCAGTGACAATTTTAATTCCCAAGTAAAGCAATACGCCACCTATGAATAACTTAAACGAACGCGGGTCGGGCAAATATGCTATCCTCACCCAAGACCCCAAGAAAACTCCCGGCAGCGTGCCGATAGATACCACCCAGGCAAGCGGCCAGGCCATGCGCCCCTCTTTAATGAATCTGTATAGGCCACCCGGAATGGCTACGATGTTATAAATCAGGTTAGTCGGACTAACCGAAGGGCTGGTATAATGGAGCACGCTTACTTGAAAAGGCAGCAGTAAAAACGCGCCGGATACTCCGGCGGAGGCAGTTAACGACGAGACAATAAATGCCACCAGCGGAGGGATCAGCGGGTTAATTTCCACACCGGAAACAGGAAAAAACATTAACATACACTCCTCTTGAAACAACTGAACAAATCCTTTATACGCAAGGTTTCCTGCAACCTATACTTTGCTCAAAATTTCCAGGCTATGACACTAATCAGATTAACAATATTTAATTATCCCATTAATATTGAAAGTAAGACCTCTTTGCATGTAAAATAAAGATTAAGAGATATATAAAATATTTTCGGGGAGGGGTATTTATGGATCCGCATGCGGCACATGCACATGCCGAACCGGCTCAAGAAGAGTTTAAATCAGATTATTCACAATGGCAGAACGTTAACATTATCCCGGCAATCATATTTCTTGGATTTTTGATTGGCGTAACTACTATCTTTATATAACAATAGCCAAGCAACTAAAGGGGCTGTTGCGCAACGGGCTAAATAGTTTATAGTGCGGCAGTTTTTGGTAAAGATACCGGATTATTATCGGAATAACCGGCTGAATCCGGGAAAGGGAGCGTCGCTCACTACTCCAAGAAAGTAATTTTGCGACACTCCCTTTTTTCCTGGTTTTTATTAGCCCACCGTAACGCTAGCTATCTTTAATAATTGACCTGATAATATGCTCTGAAGCCCACTCCTTACCTGATATGTAGGTAAGCGGTACTGTTTTGGGATATATTTTTTTGTTTATGGCGCCAATGCTCATTCCCCGGCGGTGCATTTCCAGCACGTCTTCTTTTAACGCTTCCAGATGATCAAGTTTTTGGGCCAGCAGGTCCCTGCCGTTTTCCACTACCCCGGCGTGACCGCAGTACACAGTGCTAAAATCGTACTGCAACAATAGCCGCAGCGAGCGAATAATCTGGTGTATATTTTCCGGCCGCATAATAATTTTGGTTTTGGGGGTAACGAAAAGATCACCGGTATATAAGGCCCCCGCACCGGCATCATACAGTGCAATATGGTCAAAAGAATGTCCGGGCGCCTCCAACACATGCCAATTTTTATGGGATGTCTGCAGCACAGCACCTAGCGGATGAGCTTTAAAAGGCTCCCGCTTGCCCCAAAAAAAGCGGCGGTAAAGCGGCAAATGGGCTTTTTCCAGGCACACGGATTCTGAAGCGGGATGAATATACACCGGAATACCCTGCTTAACCAGCCAGGGCGCATTGCCGCTGTGGTCCTCGTGAAAATGAGTCAGAACCACTTGTTCAATAAGCTGCGAACGGAAAAAATTAATGTAGTCCACAGCAAATCGGCTTGGGCCGGTATCAACCAACAAACCGTCTACTAAGTACACGTAAATATTAAGCCGGGAACCTAACAGTTTAACCGTACCGCCGGCATAAGTTACCCCCTGGTGTTTATCTATCCTCAAATTACCCAATACGTACAACACCTCTTGCACTGCCGTAAAACATGGTTTTGGGTTAATACAGCAATTTGTCTTTATACCCTTCTTTATGGATTCTTTTTATTACCAGGTAAATCCTTCTTCGTATTACCTTAGCCGGAACTTAAGAGACCGTAAAATTAAGCAGCTTGCTTTGCCCATTTTCTTCGTACAAATACCTGCGGGACACACCTGTGCTTTGGGCCGCTTGCCGCACCGCCCGGGCCACCGCCGGGCAAACGTCTTCGTTAAAAACCGATGGGATAATATACTCCGGCGAAAGCTGCCCGGGGGCAACCATGTCGGCCAGCACGTGGGCCGCAGCCAGGCACATTTCGTCGTTAATCATGCGGGCATGACAGTCCAGCGCCCCACGGAAAATGCCTGGAAAAGCCAGCACATTATTGATCTGATTGGGGAAATCGGAACGCCCGGTAGCGATAACTCCGGCAATATCCAGTATCTCTATGGGATCTATTTCGGGTTCCGGATTGGCCAAGGCAAATATCACCGGTTTTTCCGCCATGCGCAATACATCTTCCCGGTGCAGCAGCCCCGGTCCGGAAACCCCGATAATCACATCGGCCCCTTCAATAACCTCCCGCAGCCCACCGCGTACGCAACGTTCATTGGTATGCAGGGCCAGCCATTTTTTCGAGTCTATATTCGGCATATCATCCCTGCCGATGGCCCCCTTACGGTCGCATACCACGATATCACGCGCTCCCGTTGACAGCAGCATTTTAGCAATAGCCACACCGGCCGCGCCCGCGCCGCTCACCACGATTTTCACCTTGTCAATACGTTTATCCACTACCCGCAGCGCATTAAGCAACCCGGCCACTGTTACAACAGCCGTACCGTGCTGGTCATCGTGAAAAACCGGAATATCCAGCCGCCGACTCAGTTCTTCCTCAACAGCAAAGCACTGGGGAGCAGCAATGTCCTCCAGATTAATGCCACCGAAAGCGGGAGCACAGGCCACTACTGTATCAATAATTTCCTTCGGGCTATGCACGTCCAGGCACAGCGGCAGGGCGTCAATACCGGCAAATTTTTTAAATAATAACGCTTTGCCTTCCATCACCGGCAGAGCAGCCTGAGGCCCAATGTTGCCCAACCCCAGAACAGCCGTTCCATCGGTTACGATAGCTACCGAATTACCTTTCATAGTCAGCCGGTAAGCCATTTCAGGATCACCTGCTATAGCTTGGGAAACCCTGGCCACCCCGGGGGTGTAAACGAGCGCCAAATCCTCCCGGCCCTGTATTTCCCTTTTCGCTTTAATTTCGATCTTGCCGCCCAGATGTTTGGTAAATACCCGGTCGGCCACCTGAACTACCCGCACCCCGGCAATTTCCTCCAGCGCATTAATCAAACCCGCCAGGTTTTCCCGATCATAAAACCATACCATCAATTCCCTGATCACATAATCCGAGGCAGCGGAAACCAAATCTATGGAACCCAGATTGCCTCCTTCCTCAGCAATCACAGCTAATACTTTAGCCAACGTGCCGGGCTGATTAAGCAGCTTCAAGCGAATAGTTACATTAAGGGACATAATCATTTAGTATACATACCCCCCTTAGCAATTGATTTTTAAGTATTCAACTCAGTCCATACCAATTATTTGCCTGGATTTAGTTCAGGATTGCGGTATTAGTCTGTCCTATGCGCTAATTTTACTGTCATTTACTTTAGCTTTGCCGCTTCATCCGCCTAACCGCGTCAATATGCCGGCACACAAAGTCAGGCTTAACCCGGGATCTAAACCTGTAAGTACAGCATTCACAGCTATTTTCGGTAGCTCGCAATTCCCAACGGCAGTCATAGTCGGTAACGAGCGCCTCCTTTTCATTGATAAAATAAACAACCAGATCATCAACGAAATAAGGCTCACGAATTTTTACCGTCATAATGATACCTTCCTTTAATAAATAATTTGTCAACATAGCATTGCTGATCCGCATAATACTTTTAGTCTCCGTCTAAAAGGCTAACACAGGGGCTTCCCTATGTAAAGAGCTTCCTGATTAAATACTAATCCTGCCGACATATAAGAGTGACCGACAAGACTTTCCTGTACTGCACAGCTTTTCTGCGTGACAAATTAAATATATACTATCTTGTTATGGGAGGAACTGCCTTGTCCAAAACACCAGCTTTTTAAATTACAAGGGAGTGTCGCAAAACTACTTTCTTAGAGTAGTGAGCGACGCTCCCCTTCCCGGATGCAGCCAATTATTCCGATAATAATCCGGTATCTTTGCAAAAGGCTGCCGCACTATGAACTATTTAGTCCGTTGTGCAACAGCCCCCCTATTTTTACTTCAGACAGGGTAGAATCCATCTGAAGCCCCGCTGTTCAGCTTTAATCGAACGAGTTCACTCGTTAAGCATCTCCGGTGACTTATTCGCTGCTCCATTTAGCATAGTGCGGTTTTTATAGTTCCAAGCCAGCACGG
This genomic interval from Desulfoscipio sp. XC116 contains the following:
- a CDS encoding sulfite exporter TauE/SafE family protein yields the protein MFFPVSGVEINPLIPPLVAFIVSSLTASAGVSGAFLLLPFQVSVLHYTSPSVSPTNLIYNIVAIPGGLYRFIKEGRMAWPLAWVVSIGTLPGVFLGSWVRIAYLPDPRSFKLFIGGVLLYLGIKIVTEFTGGSQKQKTQNKALEQKFKERVSGIRAERNSKIAAGLPADAVVKTKSFSLVRIEYEFWGENYSFSTTAIFILALAVGLIGGIYGIGGGAIIAPFCVSILGLPVYTVAGAALAGTFLTSMAGVVFYSILAMTAAGAATNAAPDWSLGALFGVGGLLGTYCGAYMQKYLKEKTVKVIMAALILFLALQYIIQFFL
- a CDS encoding MBL fold metallo-hydrolase; this encodes MGNLRIDKHQGVTYAGGTVKLLGSRLNIYVYLVDGLLVDTGPSRFAVDYINFFRSQLIEQVVLTHFHEDHSGNAPWLVKQGIPVYIHPASESVCLEKAHLPLYRRFFWGKREPFKAHPLGAVLQTSHKNWHVLEAPGHSFDHIALYDAGAGALYTGDLFVTPKTKIIMRPENIHQIIRSLRLLLQYDFSTVYCGHAGVVENGRDLLAQKLDHLEALKEDVLEMHRRGMSIGAINKKIYPKTVPLTYISGKEWASEHIIRSIIKDS
- a CDS encoding NAD-dependent malic enzyme; the encoded protein is MIMSLNVTIRLKLLNQPGTLAKVLAVIAEEGGNLGSIDLVSAASDYVIRELMVWFYDRENLAGLINALEEIAGVRVVQVADRVFTKHLGGKIEIKAKREIQGREDLALVYTPGVARVSQAIAGDPEMAYRLTMKGNSVAIVTDGTAVLGLGNIGPQAALPVMEGKALLFKKFAGIDALPLCLDVHSPKEIIDTVVACAPAFGGINLEDIAAPQCFAVEEELSRRLDIPVFHDDQHGTAVVTVAGLLNALRVVDKRIDKVKIVVSGAGAAGVAIAKMLLSTGARDIVVCDRKGAIGRDDMPNIDSKKWLALHTNERCVRGGLREVIEGADVIIGVSGPGLLHREDVLRMAEKPVIFALANPEPEIDPIEILDIAGVIATGRSDFPNQINNVLAFPGIFRGALDCHARMINDEMCLAAAHVLADMVAPGQLSPEYIIPSVFNEDVCPAVARAVRQAAQSTGVSRRYLYEENGQSKLLNFTVS